From Rhododendron vialii isolate Sample 1 chromosome 10a, ASM3025357v1, the proteins below share one genomic window:
- the LOC131304687 gene encoding receptor-like protein 44 — MGSLRLLLLLLLTFSGLLPQSAPDPDDESCLTQLASSLLDPNHNLNNWTRTTFQNPCSGFTSYLQGATCNNGRVYKLSLANLSLRGTLSPYLSNCTNLQSLDLSSNSLTGPIPVDLQSLVNLAVLNLSSNRLSGPIPPQLAFCAYLNVIDLHDNLLTGQIPQQLGLLVRLSAFDVKNNKLSGPIPASLGNRSGNLVRFNATSFEGNRDLYGYPLGDGKGKGLSILAIVGIGLGSGLVSLVLSFSAVCVWLRVSERKLASDEGKITQLMPDY; from the coding sequence ATGGGCAGTCtccgtctcctcctcctcctgctcCTAACCTTCTCGGGCCTACTCCCCCAATCCGCCCCGGATCCGGACGACGAGTCCTGCCTGACCCAGCTCGCCTCCTCCCTCCTCGACCCGAACCACAACCTCAACAACTGGACCCGAACCACCTTCCAGAACCCCTGCTCCGGCTTCACCTCCTACCTCCAGGGCGCCACCTGCAACAACGGCCGCGTCTACAAGCTCTCCCTCGCCAACCTCTCCCTCAGGGGCACCCTCTCCCCCTACCTCTCCAACTGCACCAACCTCCAGTCCCTCGACCTCTCCTCCAACTCCCTCACCGGCCCCATCCCCGTCGACCTCCAGTCCCTCGTCAACCTCGCCGTCCTCAACCTCTCCTCCAACCGCCTCTCCGGCCCCATCCCCCCCCAGCTCGCCTTCTGCGCCTACCTCAACGTCATCGATCTCCACGACAACCTCCTCACCGGCCAGATCCCCCAGCAGCTGGGGCTGCTCGTGCGGCTGTCGGCGTTCGACGTGAAGAACAACAAGCTGTCCGGGCCGATACCGGCGTCGCTGGGGAACAGGAGCGGGAATCTGGTCAGGTTCAACGCGACGTCGTTCGAGGGGAACAGGGATCTGTACGGGTACCCGTTGGGGGACGGGAAGGGGAAGGGGCTCTCCATTCTGGCGATCGTGGGGATCGGGCTGGGGAGCGGGTTGGTGAGCCTCGTTCTGAGTTTCAGCGCGGTTTGTGTCTGGTTGAGAGTCTCGGAGCGGAAGCTGGCGAGCGATGAGGGGAAGATTACGCAGCTCATGCCTGATTATTGA